ACGGTGAAGCGCACGGTTTCGCCCACGCGCATCCCGTGCAACCCGGTCTCCTTGAAATTCGCCACGATCCAGACATCCGTGCCGATATGCGAGACCAGCGCGCTGCCCGGCGTCACATATTGCCCCTCGCGAACCGAGACCTGGCCCAGCCTGCCATCGGCAGGGGCGCGGATCACGGTATTGTCCAGATCGATCCGCGCCAGTTCGACCGCCGCCTCGGCGCTGGCGATATCGGCCTTTTGCGCCGACAGCGCGACCCTGGCCGAATTGACCGCCTCGCGCTGAACATCCAGCTGCGCCTCGGCCTGCGTCACCGAGGCCCGCGCCTGTTGCAGCGCCAGTTCGGACTGGTCAGCCGAGGATTGCGAGGCGACGCCGCGTGTCCGCAATTCACGCGCGCGGTCCCAGCTTGTCTGCGCCGTCTCCAGCGCCGATTTCGCCGAGGCCAGCCCCGCCTCGTTCGCCCGCAATGTCGCTTGGGCCGAGGCCACCTTCTGCTGGCCGACCTGTAGCGCGGCCCTGGCGGCGGCAAGCTGCGCCTCTGCCTGGGCCAGTTTCTGGCGATAGATCCGGTCGTCGATCCGGGCGATCACATCGCCCTTCCCGACCGTCATGAAATCGCTGGCCGCAACCTCACTGACATAGCCCGAAAGCTGCGGCGCGATGGTGGTGACCTTGCCGCGGATATAGGCGTTCTCGGTTGTCGGCTCTGCCGGGTGGAAGGGCGGTAGGTGCCAGGCGAAGAGCAGCAGCAGAACCCCGGCAATGCCGATGACAAGAGCGATGGCGGTGGGCAGGATATGTGATCTGGTCATGATGCGGATTCCGTCTCGGATGTGGCGTCCCGCCCTGATGCGAGACGCGCGGCCAGCCAGTCGCGGAACACATGCAGCAGCAGGGCGCTCGCGGTGAAACCGGCAATGAGGAAAATCAGGAAATAGGCGTCGTTATAGGCCAGCACATAGGACTGGCGGCTGGCCTCTTGCGCCAGCGACGACATAGCCTGCGCCTTGCGCGCGGCGGCATCGGGGATCTGCGCGGCCAACATGGCGGCGCGGGCGGCGATGGCCGAGGCGGTCTGGCTGTCGGTCAGCGTCAGCTGCTCTGACAATGCCTGCAGATGCGCGGCCTGGCGGTGGTTGATGAAGCTGGTGAACAGGCCCGAGCCCAGCACCCCGCCAAGGCTCTGGGTCGAGATGAAGACGATCACGAAGGACAGCAGGTATTGCGGCCCCCGCGCCAGCGCCTTGATCAGCCCGGCCATCATCGCCGGCGGCAGGAACAGCATCCCCGCAAAACCGATCATCGCCTGGCTGAGCAGCATCTGCCCAGGCCTTGTATCCACGGTGGACTGGCTGTCCATGAAGGCGCCGGCCATGATCAGGATCAGGGCGACCAGGTGAAACCATTTCTCGCGCCCCGGCTTGATCCAGGCGATGCAGGCCAGCCCGCCCATCAGGCTGGCAATCACGATGATCGAGAATAGCGTGACCATCTGCGAGGGCGCCACCCCGAGAGCCGAGAACATCCTGGGCGCGCCGCTGCTCTGTTCCGACAGGATCAGCCGGAACAGGAACAGCGTCGCGGTCAGGTGCAGCATGGCGGGGCTGGTCAGCCAGCGTATATCGATGATCGGCGCCTTGCGGTTCAGCTCGATCATCACCACTCCGGTCAGGGCGGCGACCGAGGCCGCCAGCAGCCAGCCGATCCAGGGCTGCTCGACCCAGTAATGGATCGGCCCCATGACGAAACCGATGATCAGCCCGCCGAAGCCGCAGGCGATCAGCAGGAAGCTGACGAAATCCAGCGGCTGTATGACCTTCATGCGCGGCATCGGGCGTAGCGGCAGCAGGTAGACCAGCGTCAGTGACAGCATCGCCATGCCAAGCGCAGTCAGGTGTAGCCATGTCAGTCCACCATCACCAATCAGCGCCGGCGACACGACCCGCGCCAGCGATGGCCCCGACATAATCACCGCCATGGCCAGCGGCAGGCCGAGCCGCATCTTCCATTGCTGGGAAAGCGGTTCCAGCATGTAAAGGAAAGCCAGCGTCGACAGCGACGCGGCCGCCGCGCCCGACAGCAGCTGCACCACCACCGCCGAGCGGAAATCACTGATCCAGACCGAGGCGAAGGCCACCGCGACATAGATCACGATGCCGATCTCGGCAAAGCGGCGCAGCCCGAACTGCGTGCGGATCTTGATGAGCATGACCGGCAGGGCGGCGCGGGGGATCATGTAGACCGCCATCAGCCAGCTTGCCTGGCTGGTGGTGATGCCCAGATCCCCGGCGATTTGCGGGATATTGCTCGAGACGAACCCCTGCCCCAGCCCCTGCGACAGCGCCAGCATCACCGAGGCGCCCATATAGGCAAGCGCGCGCGGCACCGGCAGCGGCGGATGCTGTGGTGGCCCGGCTGGCGGGGCGTCTGGCGCGGGCTGTTGCGGGGCGTCGCTCATGTCCGCCCCAATTTCGCGATATTCCCCGCGATCCTGTCCAGCACATCGCGGGTGCGCGCCAGATCCTCCGGGGCGATCCCTTCCAGCACATCCGAACGCAGCTTGCGGCTGAACTCGGTGACCTGGCTGGCGCGGCCCTGCTCGGTCAGGAAGATCGCGTTCTTGCGGGCATCGCCGTCGATCGGGCGGCGGATAACGAAACCCCCAACCTCCAGCGCGTCGATCTGGCGTTTCAGTGTCGGCGCCTCGATATCCAGCGCGCAGGCCAGTTCGGTCTGTGTGACGCCTTCCTTCCGGGTCAACTCGCTGATCACCCGCGCCCGGGACATGGTGAGGCCCATGTCGCGCGCGCAGTCGTCGTAATGGCGCCGCAAGGTCCGCATGACCTGCAGAAGAGAGTCGATGATGGCGGTGTCGGTGGGCATGATGTTGATGCTTAGCGTGCTAATTACAGTGGAATGTTAGCCAGCTAATGAACTTCGCTGCCGGATTCAAGGGCCAGTGTCGCGTTGCAATTATTCTTACTGAGTCACAAAGAGTGGGGTCTGGGGGATTCGCTTGTCGATTTGTTGTGATAGGCTGCTGACTCACTGCAATGGATGAGCGGCATGGAGAGTACGGACGGCAGGGCTGCCAGCGCGTTTGACGGGTATGTGGAAGCGTTGATCGAAGTCATCGGACATGCGGATCGCGCGGTACCCCTTCGGGACTATTGCACAGGTTTGATGATGCCTGTGGCACGCAAAAGCGTGAAGCCGCTGGCGGCGGTGACGGCGCCGACGCGTGTTTCTGCCAAGCATCAGTCACTTTTGTATTTCGTGGGGCAAGCGCCCTGGTCTGACGAAGCATTGATGGGGAGGGGTCGCGATTGGGTTTTGCCGCACATGGTCGAGCGCGGCGGACCGATCACCGCCTGGATCGTTGACGACACGGGCTGTCCCAAAAAGGAGAAGCATTCTGTCGGTGTGGCCCGTCAGTATTGCGGGCAGCTTGGGAAGCAGGACAATTGTCAGGTTGCGGTCAGCCTTTCCGTTGCGAACGATGGCGCCAGCTTGCCGGTCGCCTGGCAGCTTTACCTCCCGGAGAGTTGGCTGGATGATCCCGAACGGCGCCAAAAGGCAAAGATACCGGACGAGATTGTTTTCCAGACCAAGCCGCAGATTGCGATCGATCAGATCCGCGCTGCACTCACCGCACAGACGCCAGTGGGCGTCGCCCTTGCCGATGCCGGTTACGGTGCAGATGGCAGGTTTCGCCAGGAACTGACCGATATGGGGGCTCGTTTGCTCGGTAGGCGTCCAGCCGACACTCAGCGTCTGGCGTCTGGGCGAAGGGCCGCTGCCACCCAAAACATGGAGTGGCAAAGGCCGGCCGCCCAAGCTGGTGCAGCGCAGCAAGGATCACAAGCCGTTTTCCGTCAAGGCGCTTGCAGAAGGTCTGCCGGTCGATGCGTGGAAGACCGTTACATGGCGCGAGGGGACCAATGTCGAGCTGGCGTCACGCTTTGCTGCCGTGCGACTGCGTGTCGCTTCCAGAGACTATAATCTCACCCAACCGCGAGCTGAAGAATGGCTTCTTGTCGAGTGGCCAGAAGGTGACAAGGAACCACTCAAATATTGGCTTTCGACATTGCCGGAAACGATGACATTATACGATCTCGTCGCGACCACGAAGATGCGGTGGCGGATCGAGCGAGACTATCGCGAGCTCAAGCAAGAACTGGGCCTGGGCCATTACGAAGGAAGAGGTTGGCGAGGATTTCACCATCATGCCAGCCTGTGCATTGCCGCCTATGGTTTCCTTCTCTCTGAACGGGAGACAATTCCCCCCTCAGGATTTGTCACCGCCGGGAACTGCGAGAAACCTCCCATTCCCTGCGGTTCCCGACCCGGCAAAGCCACCGATACGGCCCGAACGGCACACTGCAAACTCGATCGCGACGCCGCGTAAAATGCTCACTGTCGTACTCGCTCGCCGAGTAATGCGATGTCCATGCTGCGCTCAAGTCAATCAATCGTTTGTGACGCTGTAAGACTAGTTACCCCTTATCAAAAAAGCCTCCAATTTCCTTGTTCCGTGTCACAAGGGGCACTTTCTCAATCATTATGTAGGGCTATGGCGTAGACGTAGTAATCATCACTATCGGCCGTGGCCCGCCAGCCCCGCCGATTATGCACTATAGCGCGATATTCTGCGACATGGCTACGCAGACTCCGCAGATAGTCGCACGGGCCACATATGCGGATATTGAACATGACGTACGGGAACGACTCGACCCCATATACGTCGTTCTAAAGCCCTGGGCGACTCCTTCGAAGCGTCATTCGAACGGCAGAACGATCCCCGTTTCTCCATCTCAGCTCAGCCATTTTAGAATGGGTAATCCGGAACAGATTTCGGGAAAGCCTGCGCCGCCTCCGTGATACTTTTCGGTCCGATCCGGCCGTCCCGTTGGAGGTTCGTCTTTAGGAAGCGCCCGAGGGTCACTGCTGGGGCCGATTAATCACTCCCTTGCCGGCGCCTTGGGCTGTAGTGTCAGCCGCGATCGGCGAACTGGACGATCTCCTGCCGCAATTGGTCGACCTTCGCGCTCGCCCACTGCCGTGCGTCATCGCCGAACACGAGCCGCGATGGCACCTCGCCATGCGAAGCAAGTGCCACGATCCTCTCAGCGAGCAGCTTCGGATCGCCAGGCTGGTTGCCGTTGGCCCCGTCTACGAATGCGCGATACTGCGCGATCGCCTCGGCATAGTCTGGAATGTCGATACTGCCAAAGCGCGCCGACTTGCCGTCCATGAAGTCGGTGCGCAGCATCCCCGGCTCGACCAGGAGTGAGCGGACGCCTAACGGTGCCAACTCCTGCGCAAAGCCCTCCATCCATCCCTCGACTGCAAACTTAGAAGCCGAGTAGACCGCCCCTCCGCCGTTGGAGACCAACCCGCTAACCGAGGAGATGGTGACGATGAGGCCTGAGCGACGCTGACGCATGTGGGGGGCGACTGCGCGCATGACATTCATCGTGCCGAACAGGTTAACCTCGAACTGGCGCCGCACCGCGGCATCGGTGATGGTCTCGAAGAAACCCAGTTCGGCATAGCCCGCATTGTTGACCAGCACGTCGATTGCACCGAACCGCTCGATGGTCTCTGTGACGACCGCGTTCGGCGCTTCGGCGTCGGTGATATCGAGCGCGAGTGCGTGGAGGCGGTTGTGTTCGTGCGCAAAGGTATCGCGCACCGCGTCGGCGGATCGCGCCGTTGCCACTACCGTCTCGCCCGCATCGAGCGCCGCGCGCGCGATCTCGCATCCAAGTCCGCGGCTTGCGCCTGTCACCAACCAAACCTTGCTCATCACCTGTTCCTCGCTTCTTACGCAGTTTTAGACTAGTTAGCCTTGCTAATTTATAAGAACAATGGCCTTATTATTAATAAGCCCCAGTAGCAGGAATCATCAATGCATCCGGATCAACTCGGCGACCTCGCCGTCTTTGCGGCGATCGCCTCCGACCAAAGCTTCACGCGTGCCGCAAGGCGGCTCGGAGTCACGCAGTCGGCGTTGAGCCAGACCATGAAGCGGCTGGAGGGCCAGCTCGGCTTTCGTCTACTCTCCCGCACGACGCGCAGCGTCGCCCCGACTGCTGCCGGCGAACGCCTGCTCGCCACGCTGACGCCGGCACTGGCCGGACTGGATGACGAGATCGAAGCGTTGTCCCAGTCACGCGGGGCAGCGATCGGCACCGTCCGGATCACGACGGGCAAACACGCCGCGGACACTTTGCTGTGGCCGATGCTCCCGTCTTTCGTACGCCGCCACCCGGGCATCGAAGTGGAGGTTTGCGTCGAGGACGGGATGACTGACGTCGTGGCGGGTCGCCACGATGCGGGAATCCGGCTTGGCGAGCGATTGGAGAAGGACATGATAGCGCTGGCTGTCGGTCCTCCACTTCGCGTCGCGGTGGTGGCCGCTCCCGGCTATCTGAACGGCCATCCAGCACCGACGGAACCAGCCGACCTTACGGCGCATCGCTGTATTGCCTACCGCGACGCGCAGGGCAACCTGTCCCCCTGGTCGTTCGAGCGCGACGGCCGTGCGGTAACGGTCACGCCAGGCCGCGGGCCGGTCTTCAACGATGGCGACTTGCTGGTGGCCGCCGCCCTTGAGGGTTTCGGTGTCCTCTACATTCTGGAGGACCTGGTGGCAGCACCGATTGCCGATGGCCGTCTCACTCGCATGCTGGAGCCGTGGTGCGAGCCGTTCGCAGGCTACCACCTCTACTACCCCGATCGGCGGGGCACCACAGCATTCGAACTGTTCAAGGAGGCGCTTCGAACAAGCAGGGCCGTGTGAAGGTGTGAAATTCAAAAATGAAGTGGAGTGTTTTGCAGAGATCAGGAGTAGAGTTGAATGATCTTAGCGCAGGTGCTTTCGCTTCCTATCCCATTCCGGCCTTTCAGGAACGCTTCAGCGACCGCTGAAACCTGCTCTTCCCTTCGTTCTCGCTGTTGGCAATTTAGAGGCCGGTGAACGAACCAAAGTTGTCGGAGCGGAATGCCTCACATGTCGGTCATCAAGCTGCTTCGACCAGTTTCCACAGGCGGAAATTGTTTATGATGCATCCGAGAGCGGCCGATTATTTGGCCATCTCCGTTCGAATTCCGCCCGGTCCGCCTCCAAGCTGTAGCGCAGTAGAGCGTGCCGCAAATTTATTGGGCGCAGAAGCGGCGTTTCCCGTGCTGTTGGGAGAATAGACCCCAAGTAAGGAAGCTCAGGGCCGGGATTCGATCGGACTGTCAGACTTGTGCGACCCCGCCGTCAGCGAAGACCTCGCTACCTGTCATGAAGCTGCTTTCGTCGGAGGCAAGGAAGAGCGCCACCGCCGCAGTCTCCTCGGGGCGTCCGATACGACCGAGAGGTATCTGCGTGGCAAAGTCCTCCAGCAACGCATCCTCCTCTCCGGCTTTTGCTAGGCCCTTGAGGCCGGGCGTCTCGGTGGCGCCGGGAGAGAGCACGTTTACGCGGATCCCTGTCCCTCTCAGGTCCAGCGCCCAGCTTCGGGCAAAATTGCGGATTGCAGCTTTGGTCGCGCTGTAGACGCTGAACGCAGGCGTTCCCGTCGAGCCGGTGGTCGAACCGGTGAGGATGATGGATCCACCGGCCTGCATAAGCGGCAAAGCCTTTTGCACCGTGAACAGCGTTCCCTTGACATTGACGTCGAAGGACAAATCGAACGACGCTTCGTCGATGGTGCCAAGCGGAGCCAGCTTTCCAAGCCCGGCATTGGCGAAGAGAACGTCTATTCTTCCGCTCTTCGCACGCACCGTCGCGAACAGTCGATCAAGATCGTCCAGACGCGAAACGTCGCCCTGCACCGCGGTCACTCCGGAGCCGATCGTCTCCACCGCCCTGTCCAGTTCCTCCTGACGACGGCCGGTAATAAAAATCTCGGCGCCTTCCGCCACGAACCGTTTGGCGGTCGCCAGACCGATACCGCTGTTGCTGCCAGTTATGACGGCGATTTTACCCTCAAGTTTGCCCATCTCGATCTCCTGTAAATGATGACCGCTTCGAAATAGAGGCTTGCTTTCTATTCTTCCAGTATGCACCTTTTAGTAAGTATTAATTGGAGCATACGAAATGACCACATCTGGCTTTATCTGCGGGATGGACGCTGCGTTGGCCGTCATCGGTGGCAAGTGGAAGCCTTTGATCCTGTTCCACCTTGCCCACGAAGCCAGACGCTATAGCGACCTGAGGCGCGCCATCGGCAATGTCAGTGACAAGATGCTCATTCAGCAACTTAAGGAACTGGAGGCTGATGGGATCGTCGACCGGCTCGACTTCAAGGAAATTCCGCCAAAAGTCGAGTATTCCCTCACTGCGTTCGGCAAGACCCTCGCTGAAGCCTTGAAGCCACTCTGCGCCTGGGGAACGGAACATATGACCGAGGTTGAAAAACTTATGTCACGGCGCGGCACGTCCGCGGCGGAGAACGCCGCCTGACTTTGCGAATGTCTTGCCGGCAAGCCATGGCGCGCGTCAGGTGGCTATAGCGTAGACACAGCGTCCATCTTCATCGCCGACCGACATAGGGCGCGATGCCGCCGAAGCTGATTAATCAGAAGAACGGCAGCCTCCCAGCATAGTCACCCGAAACTTGCCAGTCCATTTCCCACCCCAATCCGGCCATTCGGGAAATGGCCAAAACCGTTAATGAAACTGCGCTAGTTAGCACTGAAATCCGCATCGTGCGGCTGAGAGGGCTATAGCGTAGATTTTGTGCTCCTCATCATCGGCATGGCCATCCGGTGATCCCCGCTCCACATGCCGGATCGAAAGGGATTCATACTCGTGAGATACGACGAAAACGGGCGCCCTATCAAACCAGACGAGCTGAACGCAGAACGACCGCCCCAAAGACGGCCTAAGCTATTATTATATCTGCATTATGGGTGACTTATGCTGGCATTGGTTGCGGGGGCAGGAAATCTGAGGGCCATCATTTCCCCAGTAGCTCACTGAAATCCTGATCGAGACGATCGAGCGACCCGTCGATATGGCTGCGCTTTTCAGCAATCCACTGCTTGTCCGTTTCCAGCCGCTCGCGAGCTTGGGTAATCATCCGCTCAACTTCGGCTGGCTGTGGGCCACCTGACGTCGCGCGATTCCTGACGATGGCCAGAGGATCGAGCGCGCCCCGGAACTCTTGCTCGCTCAGCGGAAATTCT
This region of Paracoccus saliphilus genomic DNA includes:
- a CDS encoding HlyD family secretion protein gives rise to the protein MTRSHILPTAIALVIGIAGVLLLLFAWHLPPFHPAEPTTENAYIRGKVTTIAPQLSGYVSEVAASDFMTVGKGDVIARIDDRIYRQKLAQAEAQLAAARAALQVGQQKVASAQATLRANEAGLASAKSALETAQTSWDRARELRTRGVASQSSADQSELALQQARASVTQAEAQLDVQREAVNSARVALSAQKADIASAEAAVELARIDLDNTVIRAPADGRLGQVSVREGQYVTPGSALVSHIGTDVWIVANFKETGLHGMRVGETVRFTVDALQGRAFTGKVEAFSPATASEYSLMAGANATGNFTKIAQRLPVRISIDPGQEMSEYLAPGLSVVVQVDTEGRSRR
- a CDS encoding MFS transporter, yielding MSDAPQQPAPDAPPAGPPQHPPLPVPRALAYMGASVMLALSQGLGQGFVSSNIPQIAGDLGITTSQASWLMAVYMIPRAALPVMLIKIRTQFGLRRFAEIGIVIYVAVAFASVWISDFRSAVVVQLLSGAAAASLSTLAFLYMLEPLSQQWKMRLGLPLAMAVIMSGPSLARVVSPALIGDGGLTWLHLTALGMAMLSLTLVYLLPLRPMPRMKVIQPLDFVSFLLIACGFGGLIIGFVMGPIHYWVEQPWIGWLLAASVAALTGVVMIELNRKAPIIDIRWLTSPAMLHLTATLFLFRLILSEQSSGAPRMFSALGVAPSQMVTLFSIIVIASLMGGLACIAWIKPGREKWFHLVALILIMAGAFMDSQSTVDTRPGQMLLSQAMIGFAGMLFLPPAMMAGLIKALARGPQYLLSFVIVFISTQSLGGVLGSGLFTSFINHRQAAHLQALSEQLTLTDSQTASAIAARAAMLAAQIPDAAARKAQAMSSLAQEASRQSYVLAYNDAYFLIFLIAGFTASALLLHVFRDWLAARLASGRDATSETESAS
- a CDS encoding SDR family NAD(P)-dependent oxidoreductase, which encodes MGKLEGKIAVITGSNSGIGLATAKRFVAEGAEIFITGRRQEELDRAVETIGSGVTAVQGDVSRLDDLDRLFATVRAKSGRIDVLFANAGLGKLAPLGTIDEASFDLSFDVNVKGTLFTVQKALPLMQAGGSIILTGSTTGSTGTPAFSVYSATKAAIRNFARSWALDLRGTGIRVNVLSPGATETPGLKGLAKAGEEDALLEDFATQIPLGRIGRPEETAAVALFLASDESSFMTGSEVFADGGVAQV
- a CDS encoding LysR family transcriptional regulator, which translates into the protein MHPDQLGDLAVFAAIASDQSFTRAARRLGVTQSALSQTMKRLEGQLGFRLLSRTTRSVAPTAAGERLLATLTPALAGLDDEIEALSQSRGAAIGTVRITTGKHAADTLLWPMLPSFVRRHPGIEVEVCVEDGMTDVVAGRHDAGIRLGERLEKDMIALAVGPPLRVAVVAAPGYLNGHPAPTEPADLTAHRCIAYRDAQGNLSPWSFERDGRAVTVTPGRGPVFNDGDLLVAAALEGFGVLYILEDLVAAPIADGRLTRMLEPWCEPFAGYHLYYPDRRGTTAFELFKEALRTSRAV
- a CDS encoding MarR family winged helix-turn-helix transcriptional regulator, whose protein sequence is MPTDTAIIDSLLQVMRTLRRHYDDCARDMGLTMSRARVISELTRKEGVTQTELACALDIEAPTLKRQIDALEVGGFVIRRPIDGDARKNAIFLTEQGRASQVTEFSRKLRSDVLEGIAPEDLARTRDVLDRIAGNIAKLGRT
- a CDS encoding winged helix-turn-helix transcriptional regulator, encoding MTTSGFICGMDAALAVIGGKWKPLILFHLAHEARRYSDLRRAIGNVSDKMLIQQLKELEADGIVDRLDFKEIPPKVEYSLTAFGKTLAEALKPLCAWGTEHMTEVEKLMSRRGTSAAENAA
- a CDS encoding SDR family NAD(P)-dependent oxidoreductase → MSKVWLVTGASRGLGCEIARAALDAGETVVATARSADAVRDTFAHEHNRLHALALDITDAEAPNAVVTETIERFGAIDVLVNNAGYAELGFFETITDAAVRRQFEVNLFGTMNVMRAVAPHMRQRRSGLIVTISSVSGLVSNGGGAVYSASKFAVEGWMEGFAQELAPLGVRSLLVEPGMLRTDFMDGKSARFGSIDIPDYAEAIAQYRAFVDGANGNQPGDPKLLAERIVALASHGEVPSRLVFGDDARQWASAKVDQLRQEIVQFADRG